A single genomic interval of Aquipuribacter sp. SD81 harbors:
- a CDS encoding sulfotransferase: protein MTGPDSTSGRALPTVLMLGGFGRSGSTLLERMLGDVPGVVAVGEVLHLWERGVRDDERCGCGEPFSRCPFWREVGQRALGGWPASPSEADAVVIDRYDVVRNRHLPGLVTGLLRRRRRAAARRLLDRHLALYRAVSAGSGAGLVVDSSKHPAFAYLLRRSELDLRCLVVARDPRGVAWSWQKTVGRPEVTSSREGVSADMPRYGVAVSAVRWSLYGALFHALSLLGVPVDVIRYEDLLARPREELQRVLSFAGFDVQPGSLSHLDATSVTMSTHHTVAGNPMRFRTGRVDLRPDTEWRERMPRLDRLVVELLTLPLRLWYGYRR, encoded by the coding sequence GTGACAGGCCCCGACAGCACCTCCGGTCGCGCCCTGCCCACCGTCCTCATGCTGGGAGGCTTTGGGCGCTCCGGTTCGACGCTCCTCGAACGCATGCTCGGCGACGTACCCGGTGTCGTGGCCGTCGGTGAGGTGCTGCACCTGTGGGAGCGCGGGGTCCGCGACGACGAGAGGTGCGGTTGCGGGGAGCCGTTCAGTCGTTGCCCGTTCTGGCGGGAGGTCGGGCAGCGGGCGCTCGGTGGGTGGCCGGCATCGCCCTCAGAGGCGGACGCGGTGGTGATCGACCGCTACGACGTCGTACGGAACCGGCACCTGCCGGGGCTGGTCACCGGGCTGCTGCGCCGTCGCCGGCGAGCGGCTGCTCGCCGCCTGCTCGACCGCCACCTCGCCCTGTACCGGGCCGTCTCGGCCGGCTCGGGTGCCGGTCTCGTCGTCGACTCGTCCAAGCACCCCGCCTTCGCATACCTCCTGCGCCGGAGCGAGCTCGACCTCCGCTGCCTCGTGGTCGCCCGTGACCCGCGTGGAGTGGCGTGGTCGTGGCAGAAGACCGTCGGCCGACCGGAGGTCACGAGCAGTCGTGAGGGCGTCTCCGCGGACATGCCGCGCTACGGGGTGGCGGTCTCCGCCGTGCGCTGGTCGTTGTACGGGGCACTGTTCCACGCGCTGTCGTTGCTGGGCGTGCCGGTCGACGTCATCCGCTACGAGGACCTCCTCGCGCGCCCGCGCGAGGAGCTCCAACGCGTGCTGTCCTTCGCCGGCTTCGACGTGCAGCCCGGGTCGCTGAGCCACCTCGACGCCACCTCGGTCACCATGTCCACGCACCACACTGTCGCGGGCAACCCGATGCGTTTCCGCACCGGGCGCGTCGACCTGCGCCCCGACACCGAGTGGCGCGAACGCATGCCGCGGCTCGACCGCCTCGTCGTGGAGCTGCTGACGCTGCCGCTGCGGCTCTGGTACGGCTACCGCCGCTGA
- a CDS encoding glycosyltransferase family 2 protein, giving the protein MTQHADPAPQADPEASGGHDPHVTVVIATRDRRELLGVALRAVAAQDWVGTLDVVLVYDQVPVDAEPPAPPGLEVLAVPNSRTPGLAGARNTGVLAARGQLVAFCDDDDAWQPDKLRRQVARLRAEPGAGAVVTGIRVRYGDTVVERVPAVDRLGADLTTSRMTGAHPSSYLVRRDLLTGEVGLVDEDLPGGYGEDYDLLLRLVRVAPVLVEQAPLVDVLWHRGSFFSRRWLSMAEGLAYLVAKHPDLSRDARGSAWLAGQRAFALAAAGRRREAAGLALRAWRRDPRQMRAPLALAVAAGVLSPERVVHELNRRGRGI; this is encoded by the coding sequence ATGACCCAGCACGCCGACCCTGCCCCGCAGGCCGACCCGGAGGCGTCGGGTGGGCACGACCCGCACGTCACCGTCGTGATCGCGACCCGCGACCGCCGTGAGCTCCTGGGCGTCGCGCTGAGGGCGGTCGCGGCCCAGGACTGGGTGGGAACGCTCGACGTCGTCCTCGTGTACGACCAGGTGCCCGTCGACGCCGAGCCACCCGCCCCGCCTGGGCTGGAGGTCCTCGCCGTTCCCAACTCGCGCACGCCGGGCCTCGCCGGTGCGCGCAACACGGGGGTGCTCGCCGCCCGCGGGCAGCTCGTCGCCTTCTGCGACGACGACGACGCCTGGCAGCCCGACAAGCTGCGACGGCAGGTCGCGCGGCTGCGGGCGGAGCCCGGAGCCGGCGCGGTCGTGACGGGGATCCGGGTGCGTTACGGCGACACAGTGGTGGAACGGGTCCCGGCCGTCGACCGCCTCGGCGCCGACCTGACCACCAGCCGCATGACGGGCGCCCACCCGTCGTCCTACCTCGTCCGGCGCGACCTCCTGACCGGGGAGGTCGGCCTGGTCGACGAGGACCTGCCCGGTGGGTACGGCGAGGACTACGACCTGCTCCTGCGCCTGGTCCGCGTCGCTCCGGTACTCGTCGAGCAGGCTCCGCTGGTCGACGTCCTGTGGCACCGGGGCTCGTTCTTCTCCCGACGCTGGCTGTCGATGGCCGAGGGGCTCGCCTACCTCGTCGCCAAGCACCCGGACCTGAGCCGCGACGCGAGGGGATCCGCGTGGCTGGCGGGGCAGCGCGCCTTCGCCCTGGCCGCGGCTGGCCGGCGACGCGAGGCGGCGGGGCTCGCGCTGCGCGCGTGGCGACGCGACCCGCGGCAGATGCGGGCACCGCTCGCGCTGGCCGTGGCAGCCGGCGTGCTGTCACCCGAGCGCGTGGTGCACGAGCTCAACCGGAGGGGGCGGGGCATCTGA
- a CDS encoding sulfotransferase domain-containing protein, which produces MAPDFVVAGAQRCGTTSLFRALAAHPDVVAPLPGKGVHHFDTASAYVRGPEWYLGHFPLAAPARTRTGGRARTGEASPYYLFHPLAAERIATTVPLARVVVLLRDPVERAFSAWKQERGRGFETEDFERALDLEPERLAGEEERIRNEPGYQSFSHQHHAYVARGRYADQLERMSSALAPGTLFVAETQDVLADDGETWDALLRHLDLRAWRPPEVPRANARPSTPMPDRLRARLESQFHDSDSRLAPFLGKAPSWRS; this is translated from the coding sequence ATGGCGCCGGACTTCGTCGTGGCTGGGGCGCAGCGCTGCGGCACCACCAGCCTGTTCCGCGCCCTCGCCGCGCATCCCGATGTCGTCGCTCCGCTGCCGGGCAAGGGAGTGCATCACTTCGACACCGCGAGCGCCTACGTCCGTGGGCCGGAGTGGTACCTCGGTCACTTCCCCCTGGCAGCACCCGCGCGGACACGTACGGGCGGGCGGGCGAGGACCGGCGAAGCGAGTCCCTACTACCTGTTCCACCCGTTGGCGGCGGAGCGCATCGCCACGACCGTCCCGCTGGCACGCGTCGTCGTCCTGCTGAGGGACCCGGTGGAACGCGCCTTCTCCGCATGGAAGCAGGAGCGCGGGCGCGGCTTCGAGACGGAGGACTTCGAGCGCGCGCTCGACCTCGAGCCGGAGCGCCTCGCCGGCGAGGAGGAGCGCATCCGCAACGAGCCCGGCTACCAGTCCTTCTCCCACCAACACCACGCCTACGTCGCGCGGGGCCGCTACGCCGACCAGCTGGAACGCATGTCCTCGGCGCTCGCTCCCGGCACCCTCTTCGTCGCCGAGACGCAGGACGTGCTGGCCGACGACGGCGAGACCTGGGACGCACTTCTCCGGCACCTGGACCTGAGGGCGTGGCGCCCGCCCGAGGTCCCGCGGGCCAACGCCAGGCCCAGTACGCCCATGCCCGACCGTCTGCGGGCTCGGCTCGAGTCGCAGTTCCACGACTCGGACTCACGTCTCGCACCGTTCCTCGGGAAGGCTCCGTCGTGGCGCAGCTGA
- a CDS encoding PKD domain-containing protein, which yields MGAGASVRRLSTLAVVALVAVLLQAVQPASAQTVPHDRLVAAVPTTATPHVLDGEVWAVAEVGSRIVLGGSFTQARNASGNTAVVTRNRILAFDKQTGQIDPSFAPSFNATVRTLVAAPDGQSVYVGGQFGSLNGAGVPKIVRLSMSNGARVPGFNPPAPNAVVYDAKLSGNRLFIAGVFDRVGNTARSRLAELDPATGALRATTSFAFEGVHRVPPNGVSQNLVYKIDVSPDGRMLVAIGNFRTVDGQDRVQIAAFDTSGGQTSLLDWQTDGYKANCYDVFDYYIKDVDFAPDSSYFVTTSVGGYGSGPPSLCDTAVRWDSSDRGSGVQPEWVNYTGGDSLYAVAVTGSVIYVGGHNRWLNNPFAADRAGPGAVEREGIAALDPANGMPLDWNPGRARGRGVFDLLSTSTGLYAGSDTDRIANFLYRGRIAFFPLQGGSVVPQPTPPSLPVDVTLVGSQAAASSPGYLYRINAGGPALASLDDGPDWSADSSGTSPLRNSGSNAASYGPVPTLTAGVPAGTPRAVYSSERWDPSGGEEMAWSLPVQAGRQVELRLYLANRCTCTASTGQRVFDITVDGATVVDDLDLSAQPGHDVATVVRVPVTSDGAIDVRFLHGVENPLVNGIEVVDPALLGGPVPDVAAVELGFDGATAGAPAPVTGGAWNGVRGTVWVDGRLYSAHVDGTFSRRSHDGTSFGPVTTLDLYGLAAWSEDIQAMTSLFYEDGRLYFTRLDSGRLYWRYFSTQSGIVGAQRFEAQPGGAAWAQVRGAFLASGHLYWVDATTGDLKRTAWSDGSTSGPATTVSGPGRDGVDWRARALFAVPGTAPNRAPTAAGSGQCDGTRCTLDAADSTDPDGEVVAWRWTLPGGRVLDGRRVTADLGPGTVQVGLTVTDDRGASASTSVQVSTDNAVPVARASVSCEGLLCTLDAAASSDADGQVVAWRWDTGDGTTLDGEQVSHRYGSAGARTATLTVTDERGATGTTTVEVDTDNAAPVADFSFACEALECRFDASASRDPDGTVTSYAWTFGDGATATGAVVEHSYAGPGGVEVTLTVSDDAGASGQLSREVQVSDSAVEHVGSAVDTDAGSTQVHELQIPTDVAAGDVLVAAFSTNSGTATVTDPAGWQRRGTASTNGMQGVVWTRVATAADAGAAVRTTTSVFARGSLVISAYRGGTVPAGTVAVARETTSTATHRTPQLQAPAGSLVVQYWSDKTASTSTWTAPADHEVRQTGAGTGSGHMSWLLADTRLTAAGAAGGVDAVADSATGNAVMATVVVQPAP from the coding sequence ATGGGCGCAGGCGCTTCGGTCCGTCGGCTCAGCACGCTCGCCGTGGTCGCACTCGTGGCGGTCCTGCTCCAGGCGGTGCAGCCCGCGTCGGCGCAGACCGTGCCGCACGACCGCCTCGTGGCGGCCGTACCGACGACCGCGACCCCTCACGTGCTCGACGGCGAGGTGTGGGCGGTCGCCGAGGTCGGCAGCCGCATCGTGCTCGGCGGGTCGTTCACGCAGGCGCGCAACGCAAGCGGGAACACGGCGGTCGTGACGCGCAACCGCATCCTCGCCTTCGACAAGCAGACCGGTCAGATCGACCCGTCCTTCGCTCCGTCCTTCAACGCGACGGTCCGCACCCTCGTCGCCGCACCGGACGGGCAGTCGGTCTACGTGGGTGGGCAGTTCGGTTCGCTGAACGGGGCCGGCGTCCCCAAGATCGTGCGGCTCAGCATGTCCAACGGGGCCCGGGTGCCCGGCTTCAACCCGCCAGCACCGAACGCCGTGGTCTACGACGCGAAGCTGAGCGGCAACCGCCTCTTCATCGCGGGTGTCTTCGACCGCGTGGGCAACACGGCGCGCAGCCGGCTCGCGGAGCTCGACCCTGCCACGGGCGCGCTGCGTGCCACCACGTCCTTCGCCTTTGAGGGCGTCCACCGCGTGCCGCCGAACGGCGTGAGCCAGAACCTCGTCTACAAGATCGACGTCTCGCCTGACGGCCGGATGCTGGTCGCTATCGGCAACTTCCGCACCGTCGACGGCCAGGACCGTGTGCAGATCGCCGCCTTCGACACCTCCGGCGGCCAGACATCGCTGCTGGACTGGCAGACCGACGGCTACAAGGCCAACTGCTACGACGTCTTCGACTACTACATCAAGGACGTCGACTTCGCGCCGGACAGCTCGTACTTCGTCACCACGAGCGTCGGGGGCTACGGGAGCGGCCCGCCCAGCCTGTGCGATACGGCCGTGCGCTGGGACAGCTCCGACCGCGGTAGCGGCGTGCAGCCGGAGTGGGTCAACTACACCGGTGGGGACTCCCTGTACGCGGTGGCCGTGACCGGCTCGGTGATCTACGTCGGTGGCCACAACCGCTGGCTCAACAACCCCTTCGCTGCCGACCGGGCCGGTCCCGGTGCCGTCGAGCGCGAGGGGATCGCGGCCCTCGACCCAGCCAACGGAATGCCGCTGGACTGGAACCCGGGGCGCGCCCGCGGGCGCGGTGTCTTCGACCTGCTGTCCACCTCGACGGGGCTGTACGCCGGCAGCGACACCGACCGCATCGCCAACTTCCTGTACCGGGGTCGTATCGCCTTCTTCCCGCTGCAGGGGGGCTCCGTCGTCCCCCAGCCGACACCTCCGTCGCTGCCGGTCGACGTCACCCTGGTCGGGAGCCAGGCCGCCGCCTCGTCGCCGGGCTACCTGTACCGCATCAACGCCGGCGGGCCGGCGCTCGCCTCGCTCGACGACGGACCCGACTGGTCGGCCGACAGCTCGGGCACGTCTCCCCTGCGCAACTCCGGCAGCAACGCGGCGTCCTACGGGCCTGTGCCGACGCTCACTGCCGGCGTCCCGGCGGGCACGCCGCGCGCCGTGTACTCCTCGGAGCGCTGGGACCCCTCCGGCGGGGAGGAGATGGCGTGGTCGCTCCCCGTCCAGGCAGGGCGGCAGGTGGAGCTGCGCCTCTACCTGGCGAACCGCTGCACCTGCACCGCGAGCACCGGGCAGCGCGTCTTCGACATCACCGTCGACGGCGCCACCGTGGTGGACGACCTCGACCTCTCCGCGCAGCCCGGGCACGACGTCGCGACCGTTGTGCGGGTGCCCGTCACCAGCGACGGAGCGATCGACGTCCGTTTCCTGCACGGCGTCGAGAACCCTCTGGTGAACGGGATCGAGGTCGTCGACCCGGCTCTGCTCGGTGGCCCTGTCCCTGATGTGGCGGCCGTGGAACTCGGCTTCGACGGCGCGACCGCGGGCGCGCCCGCGCCGGTCACGGGCGGAGCCTGGAACGGCGTACGGGGCACGGTGTGGGTGGACGGGCGGTTGTACTCCGCCCACGTGGACGGCACCTTCTCCCGTCGCAGCCACGACGGCACGTCGTTCGGCCCGGTGACGACGCTCGACCTCTACGGGCTCGCAGCGTGGTCCGAGGACATCCAAGCGATGACGTCGCTGTTCTACGAGGACGGCCGCCTGTACTTCACGCGGCTGGACTCCGGCCGGCTGTACTGGCGTTACTTCTCCACTCAGTCCGGCATCGTCGGAGCCCAGCGCTTCGAGGCGCAGCCGGGGGGTGCGGCCTGGGCGCAGGTGCGCGGCGCGTTCCTCGCGTCGGGCCACCTGTACTGGGTCGACGCGACCACGGGCGACCTGAAGCGGACCGCCTGGTCCGACGGATCCACCAGCGGCCCGGCGACGACGGTGAGCGGTCCGGGCCGCGACGGGGTCGACTGGAGGGCCCGGGCGCTGTTCGCCGTACCGGGCACTGCGCCCAACCGCGCACCGACCGCCGCGGGAAGCGGCCAGTGCGACGGGACCCGGTGCACCCTCGACGCGGCTGACTCCACCGATCCCGACGGCGAGGTCGTCGCGTGGCGCTGGACGCTCCCGGGCGGGCGCGTGCTCGACGGTCGACGCGTGACGGCCGATCTCGGACCCGGCACGGTGCAGGTCGGTCTCACGGTGACCGACGACCGCGGCGCCAGCGCGTCGACCTCGGTGCAGGTCAGCACCGACAACGCCGTCCCGGTGGCGCGCGCCTCCGTCTCGTGCGAGGGCCTGCTGTGCACCCTCGACGCCGCCGCCTCGTCCGACGCGGACGGGCAGGTCGTCGCCTGGCGCTGGGACACCGGCGATGGCACCACGCTGGACGGCGAGCAGGTGTCCCACCGCTATGGCTCCGCCGGTGCCCGGACCGCCACGCTGACCGTCACGGACGAGCGAGGCGCCACCGGGACGACCACCGTCGAGGTCGACACCGACAACGCCGCGCCGGTCGCCGACTTCTCGTTCGCCTGCGAGGCCCTGGAGTGCCGCTTCGACGCCTCCGCCTCGCGCGACCCGGACGGCACCGTCACCTCGTACGCCTGGACCTTCGGAGACGGTGCCACCGCGACCGGAGCGGTCGTCGAGCACTCCTACGCCGGGCCAGGCGGGGTCGAGGTCACGCTCACCGTCAGCGACGACGCCGGGGCGAGTGGACAGCTGAGCCGCGAGGTCCAGGTGAGTGACAGCGCCGTGGAGCACGTCGGCTCGGCCGTGGACACCGACGCCGGTTCCACCCAGGTCCACGAGCTGCAGATCCCTACCGACGTCGCCGCGGGCGACGTGCTCGTGGCCGCGTTCAGCACCAACAGCGGCACCGCAACGGTCACGGACCCCGCCGGCTGGCAGCGTCGCGGGACGGCGAGCACCAACGGCATGCAGGGTGTGGTGTGGACGCGTGTCGCGACCGCGGCCGACGCGGGCGCGGCGGTCCGGACGACGACGTCCGTCTTCGCCCGCGGCAGCCTCGTGATCTCGGCGTACCGAGGTGGCACGGTTCCCGCAGGGACCGTGGCCGTCGCGCGCGAGACCACGTCGACCGCCACCCACCGCACCCCTCAGCTGCAGGCCCCCGCGGGGTCGCTGGTCGTGCAGTACTGGTCGGACAAGACGGCTTCCACCAGCACGTGGACAGCACCCGCCGACCACGAGGTACGCCAGACCGGCGCCGGCACCGGATCCGGCCACATGTCGTGGCTGCTCGCCGACACGCGCCTGACCGCCGCCGGTGCGGCGGGTGGTGTCGACGCGGTCGCCGACAGCGCCACCGGGAACGCCGTCATGGCCACCGTCGTCGTGCAGCCCGCGCCGTGA
- a CDS encoding PKD domain-containing protein — MAGTPSNQTPHVLDGEVYAVAVVGDVVVLGGRFTQARNFAEGSPVVARHNLLSFDRRTGELIPSFAPVLDDVVRTLAPAADGTSVYVGGQFGTIDGANRFKLARLDVRTGAPVRGFNPRIIDAAVMDVARNGNRLVVAGKFSRVGQDARQYLAMLDAETGAVMPDLDLPVSGAVWNGTPFVYKVDITPDGSRLVMIGNFRSVGGQTRVQVAQVDLTTSPATLTSWATNRFNIKCGSSSNTQFDVRDVDISPDGRYFVIGATGGHTASGALCDAVSRWEVDRSGSNQEPTWFNLTGGDSVYSVAATDAAVYAGGHMRWFNNPVYVQSYKGPGAVDREGIAALDPVNGVPLAWNPGRDRGQAVWDLVATPDGLYVASDTDRIARYLYRGRIAFFPTAGGAPVPQPRAPGLPVDVHLVSPSGSTDRLVRRSGFTGTTVQSAQQVAEAGTGWAGVRAAFVADGRLYSFMSNGVLTRRTVSAASYGAPETVELNGLTAFATDMQSATSAFYDEGRMYYTLSGSNALYMRYLSVESGIVGATRFQVVGGLSGLDWRNVRGAFLAGGSLYWAHGSTGALSRVTWGDRAPVNGTNTVVSSPASTGVDWRAQTLFARAAAPSPAVTAASECVGTRCSLHAEIAPVAGVEVATVTWTLGDGATATGTDVEHVYAPGSWTATVSVRSTDGMTASSTVAVAVSNAAPTAEATVSCAGMECTFDGSASGDPDGTVQAWTWDLGDGTSVTGATVTRTYATPGPRTVRLTVTDDRGATSVKDVVAEPARSGVAMVAVSSSPSTTTTRSWTVALPAGTQPGDTLLLFWSGNAAAGASAPAGWTAQGAATTAGSGTAVWSTVVQAGADSTVTVTSPTLMRADLVVAAYRGAAVVPGGAVVASETETVAGHVTPQVPVTVPGSWLVSYWADKSASTTSWAAPTGLVQRHQWAGSGSGHVSELLADSGGPVPVGTAGGLTAVADSAQRNATMASVVLAPAP, encoded by the coding sequence GTGGCCGGCACCCCCTCCAACCAGACGCCTCACGTCCTGGACGGCGAGGTGTACGCCGTCGCCGTCGTCGGCGACGTCGTGGTCCTCGGAGGCCGCTTCACTCAGGCCCGTAACTTCGCCGAGGGCTCGCCGGTGGTGGCCCGGCACAACCTGCTGTCGTTCGATCGGAGGACGGGCGAGCTCATACCGTCCTTCGCCCCCGTGCTGGACGACGTCGTGCGCACTCTCGCGCCGGCCGCGGACGGCACCTCGGTGTACGTCGGCGGGCAGTTCGGCACCATCGACGGGGCCAACCGCTTCAAGCTCGCACGGCTGGACGTGCGCACCGGGGCTCCCGTTCGTGGCTTCAACCCGCGGATCATCGACGCGGCGGTCATGGACGTGGCCCGCAACGGGAACCGGCTCGTCGTCGCCGGCAAGTTCTCCCGGGTCGGCCAGGACGCGCGGCAGTACCTCGCGATGCTCGACGCGGAGACGGGCGCCGTCATGCCGGACCTCGACCTGCCGGTGTCCGGGGCGGTCTGGAACGGCACGCCCTTCGTGTACAAGGTCGACATCACGCCGGACGGCAGCCGTCTCGTCATGATCGGCAACTTCCGGTCCGTCGGCGGCCAGACCCGTGTGCAGGTCGCCCAGGTCGACCTCACGACGTCACCGGCGACCCTCACCTCGTGGGCCACGAACCGCTTCAACATCAAGTGCGGTTCCTCGAGCAACACGCAGTTCGACGTGCGCGACGTCGACATCTCCCCGGACGGCCGTTACTTCGTCATCGGCGCGACCGGTGGCCACACCGCCAGCGGCGCCCTGTGCGACGCGGTCTCGCGGTGGGAGGTGGACCGCAGCGGGTCGAACCAGGAGCCGACCTGGTTCAACCTGACGGGCGGCGACAGCGTCTACTCGGTCGCCGCCACCGACGCGGCCGTCTACGCGGGCGGTCACATGCGCTGGTTCAACAACCCTGTCTACGTGCAGTCCTACAAGGGTCCCGGTGCCGTCGACCGTGAGGGCATCGCCGCCCTCGACCCGGTCAACGGCGTCCCTCTCGCATGGAACCCCGGACGTGACCGGGGGCAGGCCGTGTGGGACCTCGTCGCCACGCCCGACGGCCTGTACGTGGCGAGCGACACGGACCGCATCGCCCGGTACCTCTACCGCGGTCGGATCGCCTTCTTCCCGACTGCAGGCGGTGCTCCTGTCCCGCAGCCGCGAGCTCCGGGGCTGCCCGTCGACGTGCACCTCGTGTCCCCGTCCGGGTCCACGGACCGGCTCGTCCGCAGGAGCGGCTTCACGGGCACGACCGTCCAGTCTGCCCAGCAGGTGGCGGAAGCCGGGACCGGCTGGGCGGGCGTGCGTGCCGCATTCGTTGCAGACGGTCGCCTGTACTCCTTCATGTCGAACGGCGTCCTGACGCGCCGAACGGTCTCGGCCGCCTCCTACGGCGCTCCGGAGACCGTCGAGCTCAACGGGCTGACGGCCTTCGCCACCGACATGCAGAGCGCCACGTCCGCGTTCTACGACGAGGGCCGCATGTACTACACGCTGTCCGGCTCGAACGCGCTCTACATGCGCTACCTCTCGGTCGAGAGCGGCATCGTCGGCGCCACCCGGTTCCAGGTCGTCGGCGGCCTCAGCGGCCTCGACTGGCGCAACGTGCGTGGCGCCTTCCTCGCCGGCGGCTCGCTCTACTGGGCGCACGGGAGCACGGGGGCGCTGTCACGCGTCACCTGGGGCGACCGAGCACCCGTCAACGGCACGAACACCGTCGTGAGCAGCCCGGCGAGCACCGGGGTGGACTGGCGCGCACAGACGCTCTTCGCGCGAGCCGCGGCCCCCTCGCCGGCTGTGACGGCTGCGTCGGAGTGCGTCGGCACGCGCTGCAGCCTGCACGCCGAGATCGCCCCCGTCGCGGGCGTGGAGGTCGCGACCGTCACCTGGACCCTCGGGGACGGCGCAACGGCGACCGGGACGGACGTGGAGCACGTCTACGCTCCCGGCTCGTGGACGGCCACCGTCAGCGTCCGCAGCACCGACGGCATGACCGCCTCGTCGACCGTCGCAGTCGCCGTCAGCAACGCCGCGCCCACCGCCGAGGCGACCGTCAGCTGCGCGGGGATGGAGTGCACCTTCGACGGGTCGGCGTCCGGCGATCCGGACGGCACGGTGCAGGCGTGGACGTGGGACCTCGGCGACGGTACGTCGGTCACGGGGGCCACTGTCACCCGCACGTACGCGACGCCGGGCCCGCGCACCGTCCGACTCACCGTCACCGACGACCGGGGTGCCACGAGCGTCAAGGACGTGGTGGCCGAGCCGGCACGGTCCGGCGTGGCGATGGTCGCTGTCAGCAGCAGCCCCTCGACCACGACCACGCGCTCGTGGACGGTCGCCCTGCCGGCCGGGACCCAGCCCGGTGACACCCTGCTCCTCTTCTGGAGCGGCAACGCCGCCGCAGGGGCCAGCGCTCCGGCTGGCTGGACCGCCCAGGGTGCTGCGACTACGGCCGGCAGCGGAACTGCCGTGTGGTCGACCGTCGTGCAGGCGGGGGCGGACTCCACGGTCACCGTCACGTCGCCGACCCTGATGCGGGCCGACCTCGTCGTCGCCGCGTACCGCGGCGCGGCGGTGGTCCCCGGCGGGGCCGTCGTCGCCAGCGAGACCGAGACGGTCGCCGGCCATGTCACGCCGCAGGTGCCCGTCACCGTCCCCGGCAGCTGGCTGGTCAGCTACTGGGCGGACAAGTCCGCCTCGACGACGTCGTGGGCGGCACCGACCGGCCTGGTGCAGCGTCACCAGTGGGCAGGCTCCGGCAGCGGCCACGTCTCCGAGCTGCTGGCCGACTCCGGTGGCCCCGTGCCCGTCGGGACCGCCGGTGGCCTGACGGCCGTGGCCGACTCCGCGCAGCGCAACGCGACGATGGCGAGCGTCGTCCTGGCACCGGCGCCCTGA
- a CDS encoding AMIN-like domain-containing (lipo)protein: MRTRGWRAVGAVAAAAVVWTSSGCSTPDEPAAADRSGPPTDALPDPAPSDATATTAADAGTEAVDETSQPPTAVTGAPSDPSPADATGTTSGTSGATTAPEALSTAARTSSPPQEPVRLLAVQVSTAGDAESLRVETSGGAPGYSVRYVDAVRIEGEPVLVEGEAVLEVVLEAADPNADEGLAPDVAVELLPEQDLIREVRFARYLDGTVTYAVGLTDVVEFSVEVDGNGLTLTVGD; encoded by the coding sequence ATGAGGACACGAGGTTGGAGAGCCGTCGGCGCTGTCGCCGCGGCTGCGGTCGTGTGGACGTCGTCAGGCTGCAGCACCCCGGACGAGCCCGCCGCGGCTGATCGGTCGGGTCCGCCGACGGACGCCCTTCCGGACCCTGCGCCGTCGGATGCCACCGCCACGACCGCCGCAGACGCGGGTACGGAAGCCGTCGACGAGACGTCGCAGCCGCCGACCGCCGTCACCGGCGCCCCGAGCGACCCGTCGCCGGCCGACGCCACCGGCACCACGAGCGGCACGTCCGGCGCCACGACCGCCCCCGAGGCGCTCTCGACCGCAGCACGCACGAGCTCCCCGCCGCAGGAGCCCGTCCGCCTGCTCGCCGTTCAGGTCTCGACCGCGGGAGATGCGGAGTCGCTGCGTGTCGAGACGAGCGGCGGAGCACCCGGCTACTCCGTGAGATACGTCGACGCGGTCCGTATCGAGGGGGAGCCGGTCCTCGTCGAGGGCGAGGCGGTGCTGGAGGTCGTCCTCGAGGCGGCGGACCCGAACGCTGACGAGGGGCTCGCTCCGGACGTCGCGGTCGAGCTCCTGCCCGAGCAGGACCTGATACGCGAAGTGCGCTTCGCCCGCTACCTCGACGGGACCGTGACGTACGCCGTCGGTCTGACCGACGTCGTCGAGTTCTCCGTCGAGGTCGACGGGAACGGCCTCACCCTCACCGTCGGGGACTGA